A part of Actinomycetota bacterium genomic DNA contains:
- a CDS encoding ribose-phosphate diphosphokinase, protein MEFLVRKQLVLYSGSSHPSLAEEVAKHFGEPLGDIDIHRFANGEVYARLLDSVRGSDAFVVQTHAEPVNEHLVEMLVILDALKRASSARVTAVLPFFPYSRQDKKSLAREPISAKLMADLLHTAGADRVMSVDLHAGQIQGFFDFPFDHLTAQPLLVDHLRGELGPDIVIVSPDAGRVGVADKYANKLGAKLAILHKRRDARVHNQVEMLDVVGEIEGRRCVLVDDMIDTAGTITSGAEALMRHGASEVYAAAVHPVLSGPAVQRLKDSPIRQVVVTNTIPIPPEKSFDKLVVLSVGQIIADAIRAVFEDESVSGIFGGDNA, encoded by the coding sequence AGTTCCTCGTCCGCAAGCAGCTCGTCCTGTACTCGGGGTCGTCGCACCCGAGCCTCGCCGAGGAGGTGGCGAAGCACTTCGGGGAGCCGCTGGGCGATATCGATATCCACCGCTTCGCCAACGGAGAGGTCTACGCCCGATTGCTCGACTCCGTGCGGGGGTCGGACGCCTTCGTCGTCCAGACGCACGCGGAGCCGGTGAACGAGCACCTCGTGGAGATGCTGGTCATCCTGGACGCGCTGAAGCGGGCCTCGTCCGCCCGCGTCACCGCCGTCCTCCCGTTCTTCCCCTACTCCCGTCAGGACAAGAAGTCCCTGGCGCGCGAGCCGATCTCGGCGAAGCTCATGGCCGACCTGCTGCACACGGCGGGGGCCGACCGCGTGATGTCGGTCGACCTGCACGCCGGACAGATCCAGGGCTTCTTCGACTTCCCGTTCGACCACCTGACGGCCCAGCCGTTGCTGGTCGACCACCTGCGAGGCGAGCTCGGTCCCGACATCGTCATCGTCTCGCCCGACGCCGGACGAGTGGGCGTGGCCGACAAGTACGCCAACAAGCTGGGGGCCAAGCTCGCGATCCTGCACAAGCGGCGCGACGCCCGGGTGCACAACCAGGTCGAGATGCTCGACGTCGTCGGGGAGATCGAGGGGCGGAGGTGCGTGCTCGTCGACGACATGATCGACACCGCCGGGACGATCACCTCGGGAGCCGAGGCGCTCATGAGGCACGGCGCTTCCGAGGTGTACGCGGCGGCGGTCCACCCGGTCCTGTCCGGACCCGCCGTCCAGCGGCTCAAGGACTCGCCGATCCGGCAGGTCGTGGTCACGAACACGATCCCCATCCCCCCGGAGAAGAGCTTCGACAAGCTCGTCGTGCTCTCGGTGGGGCAGATCATCGCGGACGCGATCCGGGCCGTATTCGAGGACGAGTCGGTCTCGGGGATATTCGGCGGGGACAACGCCTGA